In Rhizobium sp. N324, a single genomic region encodes these proteins:
- a CDS encoding 3'-5' exonuclease has product MKTIAIDFETANEQRGSACSVGLAWIEEGRVTRVEERLIRPRDMRFSGMNIAIHGIRPEHVEDAPEFPEVMDEFHEDISGATMIAHNAAFDFSVWRACLDLYRQSYPELTYLCSLKMAQRIWPHFLSHRLNLIAEHLGLRFVHHNAAEDAVVCAAAAIEMAKAVKANAVHAIPALIGMRPGRLTARAYEPCTCRKG; this is encoded by the coding sequence TTGAAGACCATCGCGATTGACTTCGAAACGGCGAACGAACAGCGCGGCAGCGCCTGTTCCGTCGGCCTTGCCTGGATCGAGGAGGGCAGGGTCACGCGCGTCGAGGAGCGGCTGATCCGGCCGCGGGACATGCGTTTTTCCGGGATGAACATCGCTATCCACGGCATCCGGCCGGAGCACGTCGAGGATGCGCCCGAATTTCCCGAGGTGATGGACGAGTTCCACGAGGATATCAGCGGCGCGACGATGATCGCGCATAATGCCGCCTTCGATTTCAGCGTCTGGCGGGCGTGCCTCGATCTCTACCGGCAATCCTATCCGGAACTGACCTATCTCTGCAGCCTGAAGATGGCGCAGCGGATCTGGCCGCACTTCCTCTCGCATCGGCTGAACCTGATCGCCGAGCATCTCGGCCTGCGTTTCGTGCACCACAACGCCGCCGAGGACGCTGTCGTCTGCGCGGCCGCTGCCATCGAGATGGCAAAAGCGGTCAAGGCCAATGCCGTTCACGCCATACCGGCGCTGATCGGCATGAGGCCCGGCCGGCTGACGGCGCGGGCCTATGAGCCCTGCACCTGCCGGAAAGGCTGA
- a CDS encoding CreA family protein produces the protein MSKLRNLLLTAFSFAALSAGAAAAEVVGKVGVDWIGNDIIVEAVSDPEVKGVTCHVTYFDRSLIDRFKNGNWFEDPSNNSIACRQTGPIEIGNIDLSKDGSEVFRQGMSLIWKTLVVNRIYDKTNDTLIYLAHSRELTDGSAKMSISTIPLYGQNVTWKNGKP, from the coding sequence ATGTCCAAGCTGCGCAATCTTCTCCTCACCGCCTTCTCTTTCGCTGCCCTCTCGGCCGGCGCCGCCGCAGCCGAAGTCGTCGGCAAGGTCGGGGTCGACTGGATCGGCAACGACATCATCGTCGAGGCGGTCTCCGATCCGGAGGTCAAGGGCGTTACCTGCCACGTCACCTATTTCGACCGCAGCCTCATCGACCGGTTCAAGAACGGCAACTGGTTCGAAGATCCGTCCAACAACTCCATCGCCTGCCGGCAGACCGGACCGATCGAGATCGGCAATATCGACCTGTCCAAGGATGGCAGCGAAGTGTTCCGCCAGGGCATGTCGCTGATCTGGAAGACGCTGGTCGTCAACCGCATCTACGACAAGACCAACGATACGCTGATCTATCTCGCTCACTCGCGGGAGCTGACGGACGGTTCGGCGAAGATGTCGATTTCGACGATTCCGCTCTATGGGCAGAATGTGACCTGGAAGAATGGGAAGCCGTAA
- a CDS encoding chemotaxis protein CheW — translation MNNNNAIKQSGAYLEIVSFHLGDQEFCIDIMAIREIRGWAPVTPMPHTPPYVLGLINLRGAVIPVIDMACRLGMKMTEPSERSAIIVTDIAGKLVGLLVEQVSDMMTIKSEDLQPPPEIIPEAQRAFCRGIVALEKTMVCFLNLDTVIADELTQAA, via the coding sequence ATGAACAACAACAACGCCATCAAGCAGTCGGGCGCTTATCTCGAAATCGTCTCGTTCCACCTGGGCGACCAGGAATTCTGCATCGACATCATGGCCATCCGCGAAATCCGCGGCTGGGCGCCGGTAACGCCGATGCCACACACCCCGCCCTACGTGCTCGGCCTCATCAACCTGCGCGGCGCAGTCATCCCCGTCATCGACATGGCCTGCCGCCTCGGCATGAAGATGACCGAGCCCTCCGAGCGCTCGGCGATCATCGTCACCGACATCGCCGGCAAACTGGTCGGCCTGCTGGTCGAGCAGGTTTCCGACATGATGACCATCAAGAGCGAAGACCTGCAGCCGCCACCGGAAATTATTCCGGAAGCCCAGCGCGCCTTCTGCCGCGGCATCGTCGCCCTCGAAAAGACTATGGTCTGCTTCCTGAACCTCGATACGGTCATCGCCGACGAACTGACGCAGGCGGCTTGA
- a CDS encoding SCO family protein yields MKTFRIAVWVGVLILAGVLGFIRWYPLKSGDVAVEAPFGVPFTLVSQSGQPITEQALRGKPTALFFGFTHCPEVCPTTLFELNGWMEKVDPKGDKLQAFFVTVDPERDTPEIMNGYVSNVSKRITGISGPPDKIAEVIKGFRVYAKKVPVDEKDPNGDYTMDHTASVFLLDSAGRFSGTIAYGENPDTAVKKLENLVNKG; encoded by the coding sequence ATGAAGACATTCCGCATCGCCGTTTGGGTCGGTGTCCTGATACTTGCCGGGGTTCTCGGCTTTATCAGGTGGTATCCTTTGAAATCGGGGGATGTGGCGGTGGAGGCGCCCTTCGGTGTTCCTTTCACCCTGGTCTCGCAGAGCGGGCAGCCGATCACCGAGCAGGCGCTGCGCGGCAAGCCGACGGCGTTGTTCTTCGGTTTCACCCATTGCCCGGAAGTCTGCCCGACGACGCTTTTCGAGCTGAATGGCTGGATGGAGAAGGTCGATCCGAAGGGTGACAAGCTGCAGGCCTTTTTCGTGACCGTCGATCCGGAACGCGACACGCCGGAGATCATGAATGGGTACGTCTCCAACGTTTCCAAGCGCATTACCGGCATTTCGGGCCCGCCGGACAAGATTGCCGAGGTCATCAAGGGTTTCCGCGTCTACGCCAAGAAGGTGCCGGTCGACGAGAAGGATCCGAACGGTGACTATACGATGGATCATACGGCTTCGGTCTTCCTGCTCGATTCGGCCGGGCGGTTTTCCGGAACGATCGCCTATGGCGAAAACCCGGACACGGCGGTAAAGAAGCTGGAGAATCTCGTCAACAAGGGGTGA